The Faecalibacterium prausnitzii genome includes a window with the following:
- a CDS encoding response regulator — MPGERDAENLRVALMSYDDRELRIRKFYLEEQSTIIRCTCFQSGEPVLQALRQERCFDVLVLSSQLEDMDSLTFLEKLNRLPSHPPLLLQGDGWADDITAAHLQPGSRFYGVGHDHLRDLLRGLLGVPGRNSMQIERFCTHLYELWKLPQPDTNCEYLTLAVQIACSADGKLALCKEILQGVAEQYHITVAAVDSGLRRLVEGLETRHPVEWEHFKAENGLTGLKVTTGRLVYSLQQTVLRRGIIVREQR; from the coding sequence GTGCCCGGTGAGCGGGATGCGGAGAACCTGCGCGTCGCTCTGATGAGCTACGACGACCGGGAACTCCGCATCCGGAAGTTTTATCTGGAAGAGCAGAGCACCATCATCCGATGCACCTGCTTCCAGAGCGGGGAGCCTGTCCTGCAGGCGCTGCGGCAGGAGCGGTGCTTTGATGTGCTGGTGCTGAGCAGCCAGCTGGAGGATATGGACAGCCTGACCTTCCTCGAAAAGCTCAACCGCCTGCCCAGCCACCCGCCGCTCCTGTTGCAGGGCGACGGCTGGGCCGACGACATCACCGCCGCCCACCTGCAGCCGGGCAGCCGTTTTTACGGCGTCGGGCACGACCATCTGCGGGATCTTCTGCGGGGGCTGCTGGGCGTCCCCGGCCGGAACTCGATGCAGATCGAACGGTTCTGCACCCACCTGTACGAGCTGTGGAAGCTCCCGCAGCCGGACACCAATTGCGAATACCTCACGCTGGCGGTACAGATCGCCTGTTCAGCCGATGGAAAACTGGCGCTTTGCAAAGAAATTTTGCAGGGCGTCGCGGAACAATATCACATCACGGTGGCCGCTGTGGACAGCGGCCTGCGCCGTCTGGTCGAAGGGCTGGAGACACGGCACCCGGTGGAATGGGAGCACTTCAAGGCGGAAAACGGCCTGACCGGGCTCAAAGTCACCACCGGCAGGCTGGTCTACTCGCTGCAGCAGACCGTGCTGCGGCGCGGCATCATCGTGCGGGAACAGCGGTAA
- a CDS encoding sensor histidine kinase: MCRQDEAGFPQKQLETAFLHSLRLLEQNREYLQMHLQPLKDARATQALEDMEQEAARLERTFRELMELSAPEEPVQKRPVDLCRLLAQLEGLRGEIDAQSSTKLTVDCGGLEQCLVWGDREMAEQICFHLLSNALRAAAPGGNIQVCLRQTGQDIRLTIEDDGCGLPEGESWLENRRRFLGGAQAGLLLCRRYCRQLGWGLALLPRTPQGVRAELTLPLPTRPFPIETTVEFRSQPSHPDEHSTTALQHQLRRELYLLTRRHAGN; this comes from the coding sequence ATGTGCAGGCAGGACGAAGCGGGATTTCCGCAAAAACAGTTGGAAACAGCGTTTCTGCACTCACTGCGCCTGCTGGAACAGAACCGGGAATATTTACAGATGCACTTACAGCCGCTGAAGGATGCCCGCGCGACCCAGGCGCTGGAGGACATGGAGCAGGAAGCAGCCCGGCTGGAACGGACGTTCCGGGAGTTGATGGAGCTTTCGGCTCCGGAGGAACCGGTGCAGAAGCGGCCGGTGGACCTGTGCCGCCTGCTGGCGCAGCTGGAAGGGCTGCGCGGCGAGATCGACGCCCAGAGCAGCACGAAGCTCACCGTAGACTGCGGCGGGCTGGAGCAGTGCCTTGTCTGGGGCGACCGAGAAATGGCCGAACAGATCTGCTTTCACCTGCTTTCGAACGCCCTGCGTGCTGCCGCACCCGGCGGGAACATCCAGGTGTGCCTGCGGCAGACCGGGCAGGACATCCGCCTGACCATCGAGGACGATGGCTGCGGCCTGCCGGAAGGGGAGAGCTGGCTCGAAAACCGCCGCCGCTTTCTGGGCGGTGCGCAGGCGGGGCTGCTGCTCTGCCGCCGGTATTGCCGCCAGCTGGGCTGGGGGCTTGCCCTGCTGCCCCGCACACCGCAGGGCGTCCGGGCAGAGCTGACACTGCCGCTGCCCACCCGGCCGTTCCCCATCGAAACGACGGTCGAGTTCCGCTCGCAGCCGTCCCACCCGGACGAACACAGCACCACCGCGCTGCAGCATCAGCTCCGCCGCGAGCTGTATCTGCTCACCCGCAGGCACGCAGGGAATTGA
- a CDS encoding acyl-CoA dehydratase activase, with product MRVGLDIGSTTIKCVVLDEHDSIVYSTYERHYSHILEKAQELLRRIDAEQLHGQKALLSISGSAGMGLADSCGVPFVQEVFSTRVAVKRFVPATDCVIELGGEDAKILFLTNGTEVRMNGSCAGGTGAFIDQMATLLKMSADEMNKAAEKAERTYTIASRCGVFAKSDVQPLINQGARTEDIAASIYKAVVNQTIAGLAQGRPIQGNILYLGGPLTFSTVLRKSFDEALGVTGTCPENSLLYVALGAALYADKEFNLSAVAGALDEYAATATYASEPPLFANKEEYEAFHARHMSHSVPHVPFSAQCGPVHIGIDSGSTTVKLVVVDEKSQILYTNYQPNLGNPLPLIKEQLIKIYQEHPGLHVASVTTTGYGEELVKNAFRCDYGLVETVAHFTAAKYFMPDVDFIIDIGGQDMKCFKIEDGAISNIFLNEACSSGCGSFLQTFAQALGYDVKEFAALGLFADRPVDLGSRCTVFMNSSVKQAQKDGASIQNISAGLSISVVKNALYKVIRASSPEELGRKIVVQGGTFYNEAVLRAFEKEMGVEVIRPDIAGLMGAYGAALFGLRQSARNHRETSSMMTLEELQSFDQKVVSVKCGGCGNHCQLTVNTFADGRKFISGNRCDKPVTGKSEDNSLNLYAYKQQLLAGYKPVPGKRGSIGIPLCLNMYEMLPFWHTFWTRLGFAVHTSPVSSRGLYLAGQATIPSDTACFPAKLSHGHIKALSQMQLDAIFYPCLTYNFDEGLGDNHYNCPVVAYYPEVLAGNCPELEGKKFIYDYVGIHRPKDFVRKMAKEVLPRYFGGISEKEVQAAADAAYAEHEAHMAQIRVKGSEIIDEARRQGRRIIVLAGRPYHVDPEVNHGIDHLITRHGAAVITEDSISDRVEKFPTRVLNQWTYHSRLYAAAKYCTTQKDMDLVQLVSFGCGVDAITTDETREILQEGGKLYTQLKIDEITNLGAVNIRLRSLFAALDERDEDRK from the coding sequence GTGAGAGTAGGTCTTGACATCGGCAGTACCACCATCAAGTGCGTGGTGCTGGATGAACATGATTCGATTGTATATTCGACATATGAACGTCATTACAGCCATATCCTGGAAAAGGCGCAGGAGCTGCTGCGCCGGATCGACGCCGAGCAGCTGCACGGTCAGAAGGCGCTGCTGAGCATTTCCGGCTCGGCGGGCATGGGCCTGGCAGACAGCTGCGGTGTGCCCTTCGTGCAGGAGGTGTTCTCCACCCGTGTGGCGGTCAAGCGGTTCGTTCCCGCAACGGACTGCGTCATCGAGCTGGGCGGTGAGGACGCGAAGATCCTGTTCCTGACCAACGGCACCGAAGTCCGCATGAACGGCAGCTGCGCCGGCGGCACCGGTGCGTTCATCGACCAGATGGCCACCCTGCTGAAGATGAGCGCTGACGAGATGAACAAAGCCGCCGAAAAGGCTGAGCGCACCTACACCATCGCTTCCCGCTGCGGCGTGTTCGCCAAGAGCGATGTGCAGCCCCTCATCAATCAGGGTGCCCGCACCGAGGACATCGCCGCCAGCATCTACAAGGCGGTCGTCAACCAGACCATTGCTGGTCTGGCACAGGGCCGCCCCATCCAGGGCAACATCCTCTACCTCGGCGGCCCGCTGACCTTCAGCACCGTGCTGCGCAAGAGCTTCGACGAGGCGCTGGGCGTTACCGGCACCTGCCCGGAGAACAGCCTGCTGTATGTGGCACTGGGTGCGGCGCTCTATGCAGACAAAGAGTTCAACCTTTCCGCGGTGGCCGGGGCGCTGGATGAGTACGCCGCTACGGCGACCTACGCCAGCGAGCCTCCGCTCTTCGCCAACAAGGAGGAGTATGAGGCCTTCCATGCCCGCCACATGTCTCACAGTGTGCCGCATGTGCCCTTCAGCGCACAGTGCGGCCCCGTGCACATCGGCATCGACTCCGGCTCCACCACCGTCAAGCTGGTGGTCGTGGACGAAAAGAGCCAGATCTTGTACACCAACTATCAGCCGAACCTCGGCAACCCGCTGCCCCTCATCAAAGAGCAGCTCATTAAGATCTATCAGGAGCACCCCGGCCTGCACGTGGCCAGCGTGACCACCACCGGCTACGGCGAAGAGCTGGTCAAGAATGCCTTCCGCTGCGATTACGGTCTGGTGGAGACGGTGGCGCACTTCACCGCCGCCAAATATTTTATGCCCGATGTGGACTTCATCATCGACATCGGCGGACAGGATATGAAGTGCTTCAAGATCGAGGATGGCGCCATCAGCAACATCTTCCTGAACGAAGCCTGTTCCTCCGGCTGCGGCAGCTTTTTGCAGACCTTCGCGCAGGCGCTGGGTTATGATGTCAAGGAGTTCGCCGCGCTGGGCCTGTTTGCCGACCGCCCGGTGGACCTGGGCAGCCGCTGCACCGTCTTCATGAACAGCTCGGTGAAGCAGGCCCAGAAGGACGGCGCATCCATCCAGAACATCTCGGCAGGTTTGTCCATCAGCGTCGTCAAGAATGCGCTGTACAAGGTCATCCGCGCATCCAGCCCCGAAGAGCTGGGCCGCAAGATCGTCGTGCAGGGCGGTACCTTCTACAACGAGGCCGTGCTCCGCGCCTTCGAGAAGGAGATGGGCGTCGAGGTCATCCGCCCCGACATCGCGGGTCTGATGGGCGCTTACGGTGCGGCGCTGTTCGGCCTGCGCCAGAGCGCCAGGAACCACAGAGAGACTTCCTCTATGATGACGCTGGAGGAGCTGCAGAGCTTCGACCAGAAGGTCGTCAGCGTCAAGTGCGGCGGCTGCGGCAACCACTGCCAGCTCACCGTGAATACCTTCGCCGATGGCCGCAAGTTCATCTCCGGCAACCGCTGCGATAAACCCGTGACCGGCAAGAGCGAGGACAACAGCCTGAACCTCTATGCCTACAAGCAGCAGCTTCTGGCAGGCTACAAGCCGGTGCCCGGTAAGCGCGGCTCCATCGGCATCCCGCTCTGCCTGAACATGTACGAGATGCTGCCGTTCTGGCACACCTTCTGGACCAGGCTCGGCTTTGCCGTTCACACCAGCCCGGTGTCCAGCCGCGGGCTGTATCTGGCCGGTCAGGCCACCATCCCCAGCGATACGGCCTGCTTCCCGGCCAAGCTCAGCCACGGCCACATCAAGGCTCTGAGCCAGATGCAGCTGGACGCCATCTTCTACCCCTGCCTGACCTACAACTTCGACGAGGGGCTGGGCGATAACCACTACAACTGCCCGGTGGTCGCGTACTATCCGGAAGTTCTGGCCGGCAACTGCCCGGAGCTGGAAGGCAAGAAGTTCATCTACGATTACGTGGGCATCCATCGCCCGAAGGACTTCGTCCGCAAGATGGCCAAAGAGGTCCTCCCGCGCTACTTCGGCGGCATCTCCGAGAAGGAAGTGCAGGCCGCAGCAGACGCCGCTTATGCCGAGCACGAGGCCCACATGGCCCAGATCCGGGTCAAGGGCAGCGAGATCATCGACGAGGCCCGCCGACAGGGCAGGCGCATCATCGTGCTGGCCGGCCGCCCCTACCATGTGGACCCGGAGGTCAACCACGGCATCGACCACCTCATCACCCGCCACGGCGCTGCCGTCATCACCGAGGACAGCATTTCGGACCGGGTGGAAAAGTTCCCCACCAGGGTCCTGAACCAGTGGACCTATCACAGCCGCCTGTATGCAGCGGCCAAGTACTGCACCACCCAGAAAGATATGGATCTGGTGCAGCTCGTCTCCTTCGGCTGCGGCGTCGATGCCATCACCACCGACGAGACCCGCGAGATCCTGCAGGAGGGCGGCAAGCTCTACACCCAGCTGAAGATCGACGAGATCACCAACCTGGGCGCAGTGAACATCCGCCTGCGCAGCCTGTTCGCGGCGCTGGATGAGCGGGACGAGGACCGGAAATAA
- a CDS encoding 2-hydroxyacyl-CoA dehydratase has translation MEYNYPKFTPEMKKTHTILIPNMAITQFRLLEYALRFDGYKCEILGNCGSAVAQLGLKYVHNDTCYPALLVIGQFLDALNSGKYDLEHTALLITQTGGGCRASNYIHLLRKALVKAGYPQIPVASLNFSGLEKDSGFQMTLPLARRAIACIFYGDLLCALRNQVAPYENVKGSADRMVDLWVERLGRVLLAGKGYTSKEMKHTFPLIAKEFAAIPVTRVPKVKVGVVGEIYVKYSPLGNNDLQKFLESQDCEVNFPGLMGFVQYCIFNMGEDHVLYGGKLAVKVGTDQLLNWLDSVERAMLKATADAGFYAPGPFKELVEKPHGIISLGAKMGEGWLLTAEMIELVQGGYGNIVCAQPFGCLPNHIVGKGMVNKIRALYPAANITPIDYDPSATRVNQENRIKLMLAVAKEHLNAPAAPARPLTAEEIAGGAPRVETTV, from the coding sequence ATGGAATACAACTATCCCAAATTCACCCCGGAGATGAAGAAGACCCACACCATCCTCATCCCCAACATGGCCATCACCCAGTTCCGGCTGCTGGAATACGCGCTGCGGTTCGATGGTTACAAGTGCGAGATCCTCGGCAACTGCGGCAGCGCCGTAGCTCAGCTGGGTCTGAAATACGTCCACAACGACACCTGCTATCCGGCGCTGCTGGTCATCGGCCAGTTTCTGGACGCCCTGAACAGCGGCAAGTATGATCTGGAACACACCGCCCTGCTCATCACCCAGACCGGCGGCGGCTGCCGTGCGTCCAATTACATCCACCTGCTCCGCAAGGCGCTGGTCAAGGCGGGCTACCCGCAGATCCCGGTTGCCAGCCTGAACTTCTCCGGTCTGGAGAAGGACAGCGGCTTCCAGATGACCCTGCCGCTGGCGCGCCGGGCCATCGCCTGCATCTTCTACGGCGACCTGCTCTGCGCCCTGCGCAATCAGGTGGCCCCCTACGAGAATGTGAAGGGGAGCGCCGACAGGATGGTGGACCTCTGGGTCGAGCGGCTGGGCCGCGTCCTGCTGGCGGGCAAGGGCTATACCTCCAAAGAGATGAAGCATACCTTCCCGCTCATCGCAAAAGAGTTTGCCGCCATCCCCGTTACCCGTGTGCCGAAGGTCAAGGTCGGCGTCGTCGGTGAGATCTACGTCAAATACAGCCCGCTGGGCAACAACGACCTGCAAAAGTTCCTGGAAAGCCAGGATTGCGAGGTCAACTTCCCCGGCCTGATGGGCTTTGTGCAGTACTGCATTTTCAACATGGGCGAGGACCATGTCCTCTACGGCGGCAAGCTGGCCGTCAAGGTCGGCACCGACCAGCTGCTCAACTGGCTGGACAGCGTCGAGCGCGCCATGCTCAAGGCGACCGCCGATGCCGGGTTCTATGCGCCCGGCCCCTTCAAGGAACTGGTGGAAAAGCCCCACGGCATCATTTCGCTGGGTGCCAAGATGGGCGAGGGCTGGCTGCTGACCGCCGAGATGATCGAGCTGGTGCAGGGCGGCTACGGCAACATCGTCTGTGCCCAGCCGTTCGGCTGCCTGCCCAACCACATCGTGGGCAAGGGCATGGTGAACAAGATCCGTGCGCTGTATCCCGCTGCCAACATCACCCCCATCGACTACGACCCCAGCGCCACCAGGGTCAATCAGGAAAACCGCATCAAGCTGATGCTGGCCGTTGCCAAGGAGCACCTGAACGCCCCCGCCGCCCCGGCCCGGCCCCTGACCGCCGAGGAGATCGCGGGCGGTGCGCCGCGCGTCGAGACCACGGTGTGA
- a CDS encoding 6-phosphofructokinase, with protein MGKNAIVGQSGGPTSVINASLAGVFESCKNRGAQVVYGMCNGVAGLLEENVVDLSQYLTDDLDIELLKRTPSSFLGSCRYKLPDWHDDEAVYKKLFAILEKLDIGYFFYIGGNDSMDTIGKLADYGNRVQSSIRFMGVPKTIDNDLMVTDHTPGYGSAAKYIGVVMKEIIRDATVYGTKYVTVVEIMGRNAGWLTAAAALAKSDDCEGVDMICLPEVPFHVDHFVEKVRTMQEKKPSIVIAVSEGVKLEDGRYVCELADDVHAVDAFGHKALTGTARYLANVVARNLDTKTRSIELSTLQRCAGHLTSRTDITEAYQVGGAAAKAAFEGVTGQMVALKRISNNPYQCTTELHPISEVANLEKKVPLSWMNANHTQMTEEFLDYARPLIQAELTPLYIAGLPHHIYLKK; from the coding sequence ATGGGTAAAAATGCAATCGTTGGCCAGTCTGGCGGCCCCACCTCTGTCATCAATGCAAGTCTGGCAGGTGTTTTTGAGAGCTGCAAGAACCGCGGCGCACAGGTCGTTTACGGCATGTGCAACGGTGTCGCCGGTCTGCTGGAGGAAAACGTTGTAGACCTGTCTCAGTACCTGACCGACGACCTCGACATCGAGCTGCTCAAGCGCACGCCGTCCAGCTTCCTGGGCAGCTGCCGTTACAAACTGCCCGACTGGCACGACGACGAGGCGGTCTACAAGAAGCTGTTCGCCATTCTGGAGAAGCTGGACATCGGCTACTTCTTCTACATTGGCGGCAACGACTCCATGGACACCATCGGCAAGCTGGCCGACTACGGCAACCGTGTGCAGAGCAGCATCCGCTTCATGGGTGTGCCCAAGACCATCGACAACGATCTGATGGTCACCGACCACACCCCCGGCTACGGCTCCGCTGCCAAGTACATCGGCGTCGTGATGAAGGAGATCATCCGGGATGCCACCGTCTACGGCACCAAGTACGTCACCGTCGTCGAGATCATGGGCCGCAACGCCGGCTGGCTGACCGCCGCCGCTGCTCTGGCCAAGAGCGACGACTGCGAGGGCGTGGACATGATCTGCCTGCCCGAAGTGCCCTTCCATGTGGACCACTTCGTGGAGAAGGTCCGTACCATGCAGGAGAAGAAGCCCAGCATCGTCATCGCCGTCTCCGAAGGCGTCAAGCTGGAGGATGGCCGCTATGTCTGCGAGCTGGCCGACGATGTGCATGCAGTCGATGCCTTCGGCCACAAGGCCCTGACCGGCACCGCCCGCTATCTGGCAAATGTCGTGGCCCGGAATCTGGACACCAAGACCCGCAGCATCGAGCTTTCCACCCTGCAGCGCTGCGCCGGCCACCTGACCAGCCGCACCGACATCACCGAGGCCTATCAGGTCGGCGGTGCTGCCGCCAAGGCTGCCTTTGAGGGCGTCACCGGCCAGATGGTTGCCCTGAAGCGCATCTCCAACAACCCCTATCAGTGCACCACCGAGCTGCACCCCATCAGTGAGGTCGCAAACCTCGAAAAGAAGGTGCCGCTGAGCTGGATGAACGCCAACCACACCCAGATGACCGAGGAGTTCCTGGATTATGCCCGTCCCCTCATCCAGGCCGAGCTGACCCCGCTGTACATTGCAGGTCTGCCCCACCACATCTACCTGAAGAAGTGA